One segment of bacterium DNA contains the following:
- the topA gene encoding type I DNA topoisomerase produces MARSLVVVESPTKARTLKKLLDGRYDVMASMGHVKDLPRSQLGVDVEHEFAPKYLVPKGKGPIIKELKSAAKKASTVYLATDPDREGEAISWHLSNILGPVNDKIKRIEFHEVTRDAVRRALQHPRSIDTSLVNAQQARRILDRLVGYKLSPLLWRKVRGGLSAGRVQSVAVRLIVEREKEIEAFVPQEYWSITARLIQTGAATPPVADASFQAKLIGKGSEKISIGGEAEAKALVAELERLPYVVGEVRRRDQQRNPAAPFTTSTLQQEANRKLGYSAARTMVVAQQLYEGLDVGSEGTVGLITYMRTDSVNIAESAQQQAREYVAAAYGAEYVPEKPRRYTSRRGAQEAHEAIRPTSVLRTPDAVRPHLKADQYKVYKLIWERFVASQMASAVMDTLAVDITAGPYLFRATGSRVKFPGFLRVYLEGRDTDEDETPEGWLPDLTAGEMLRLLGLDPQQHFTQPPPRYTEATLVRALEERGIGRPSTYAPIIETIKHRGYVELEDRRFYPTDLGTLVNALLVEHFPNVLDVEFTARMEENLDKVEEGAADWIGLLAGFYGPFSNELSKAEQAIEEVEMTPEEIGEACPRCGKPLVKRRGRYGEFIACSGYPECSYTRPVGIGVRCPVDAGEVVERRTRKGRVFYGCANYPACTYVSWDRPTGRMCPTCGSMLVAKRARRGTPPTIVCSNKQCAYKEVPQPREAEHAGARP; encoded by the coding sequence GTGGCGAGATCACTGGTCGTCGTCGAATCACCGACCAAGGCGAGGACGCTCAAGAAGCTCCTCGACGGCCGGTACGACGTCATGGCCTCGATGGGACATGTGAAGGACCTCCCGCGCAGCCAGCTCGGCGTGGACGTGGAACATGAGTTCGCGCCGAAGTACCTGGTGCCGAAGGGCAAGGGTCCGATTATCAAAGAGCTCAAGTCGGCGGCCAAAAAGGCCTCGACGGTCTACCTGGCCACCGATCCCGACCGGGAAGGCGAGGCCATCTCCTGGCACCTCTCCAACATCCTCGGACCGGTGAACGACAAGATCAAGCGGATCGAGTTTCATGAAGTAACGCGCGACGCCGTGCGCCGGGCCCTCCAGCATCCGCGCAGCATCGACACGAGCCTCGTCAATGCCCAGCAGGCGCGCCGGATCCTGGACCGCCTCGTTGGATATAAGCTCAGCCCGCTGCTCTGGCGCAAGGTCCGGGGCGGCCTGAGCGCGGGACGGGTGCAGTCGGTCGCCGTGCGCCTCATCGTCGAACGCGAAAAGGAAATCGAAGCGTTCGTTCCACAGGAGTACTGGTCGATCACCGCCCGGCTCATCCAGACCGGGGCCGCGACCCCGCCGGTGGCCGACGCCTCGTTCCAGGCCAAGCTCATCGGCAAGGGGTCGGAGAAGATCTCGATCGGCGGCGAGGCCGAGGCGAAGGCGCTGGTCGCGGAGCTCGAGCGGCTGCCGTACGTCGTCGGCGAGGTCCGCCGGCGGGACCAGCAGCGGAACCCGGCCGCGCCGTTCACCACGAGCACGCTGCAGCAGGAGGCGAACCGCAAGCTCGGGTACTCCGCGGCCCGCACGATGGTTGTGGCCCAGCAGTTGTACGAGGGCCTCGACGTCGGGTCGGAGGGCACAGTCGGCCTGATCACCTACATGCGCACCGACTCGGTCAATATTGCCGAGTCGGCCCAGCAGCAGGCGCGGGAGTACGTCGCCGCCGCCTACGGCGCCGAGTACGTGCCGGAGAAGCCGCGCCGCTACACCTCCCGCCGCGGCGCGCAGGAGGCGCACGAGGCGATCCGGCCCACGTCGGTGCTCCGCACGCCGGATGCGGTCCGGCCGCACCTCAAGGCCGACCAGTACAAGGTCTACAAGCTGATCTGGGAGCGGTTTGTGGCGAGCCAGATGGCGTCCGCCGTGATGGACACCCTGGCGGTTGACATCACCGCCGGTCCGTACCTGTTCCGCGCGACCGGGTCCCGCGTGAAGTTCCCCGGGTTCCTGCGCGTGTACCTGGAGGGCCGCGACACGGACGAGGACGAGACACCGGAGGGCTGGCTGCCCGACCTCACCGCCGGCGAAATGCTGCGCCTCCTCGGCCTCGATCCGCAGCAGCACTTCACGCAGCCGCCGCCCCGCTATACCGAGGCGACGCTGGTGCGCGCGCTCGAGGAGCGCGGCATCGGCCGGCCGAGCACGTACGCGCCGATCATCGAGACGATCAAGCACCGCGGATACGTCGAGCTCGAGGACCGGCGGTTTTATCCGACGGACCTCGGCACCTTGGTGAACGCGCTGCTCGTCGAGCATTTCCCGAACGTGCTCGACGTGGAGTTCACCGCCCGGATGGAAGAAAACCTCGACAAAGTCGAAGAGGGCGCCGCAGACTGGATCGGTCTGCTGGCCGGCTTCTACGGGCCGTTTTCGAACGAGCTGTCGAAGGCCGAGCAGGCGATCGAAGAGGTCGAGATGACGCCGGAGGAGATCGGCGAGGCCTGCCCGCGGTGCGGCAAGCCGCTCGTCAAGCGGCGCGGCCGCTACGGGGAATTCATCGCGTGCTCCGGGTATCCCGAGTGCTCGTACACCCGGCCGGTCGGGATCGGCGTGCGCTGTCCGGTGGACGCCGGCGAGGTCGTCGAGCGGCGGACGCGGAAGGGCCGCGTCTTCTACGGCTGCGCGAATTATCCGGCCTGCACCTACGTGTCATGGGACCGGCCGACCGGACGGATGTGCCCCACCTGCGGCTCGATGCTGGTCGCGAAGCGCGCGCGCCGCGGTACCCCGCCGACGATCGTCTGCAGCAACAAGCAGTGCGCCTACAAGGAAGTCCCCCAGCCGCGCGAGGCGGAGCACGCCGGCGCCCGTCCCTGA
- the hslV gene encoding ATP-dependent protease subunit HslV, whose protein sequence is MERARHRLAIRSTTVVAVRRGGRVAVAGDGQVTVGSTVLKHGARKVRRAGDGVLLGFAGSAADGLTLYDRLEEKLRETRGDLTRAVVTLAKEWRSDRVLRRLEALLVVADKSHLFVLSGSGDIVEPDDGVAAIGSGGPYALAAARALLKHSSLDAEGVAREALRIAAEICVYTNDQVTVEVLD, encoded by the coding sequence ATGGAGCGTGCGCGCCACCGGCTCGCCATCCGTTCCACGACCGTTGTCGCGGTGCGCCGCGGCGGTCGCGTGGCCGTCGCCGGCGACGGGCAGGTCACCGTCGGATCGACCGTGCTTAAGCACGGCGCGCGGAAGGTCCGGCGCGCGGGCGACGGCGTGCTGCTCGGGTTCGCCGGGTCGGCCGCGGACGGCCTGACGCTCTACGACCGGCTCGAAGAGAAGCTGCGCGAAACGCGCGGCGATCTCACCCGCGCCGTCGTGACGCTGGCGAAGGAATGGCGGTCCGACCGCGTGCTCCGCCGCCTCGAGGCGCTGCTCGTGGTCGCCGACAAGAGCCACCTTTTCGTCCTGTCCGGCAGCGGGGACATCGTCGAACCGGACGACGGGGTGGCGGCGATCGGGTCCGGCGGTCCGTACGCGCTGGCCGCGGCGCGCGCGCTCCTCAAGCACTCCTCGCTCGACGCCGAGGGCGTGGCCCGCGAGGCCCTCCGCATCGCCGCCGAGATCTGCGTGTACACCAACGACCAGGTGACGGTCGAGGTGCTCGACTAG
- a CDS encoding YifB family Mg chelatase-like AAA ATPase, which produces MLARVHSAAVVGVDAVPVEVEVDVGAGLPMCAIVGLPDAAVREARERVRSAIRNAGYEMPARRVTVNLAPADLRKVGPAFDLPIALGLLAATQQIPPQALAGCVVVGELSLDGSVRPVPGVLNIALGARARRARALLVPAANAEEAALVEGLTVHPVTALAALVAALAGRGALPVQPATRISARAPAGSEFMMAGASLARAAGPEWARGSAGEGTEEPDLAEVRGHAHARRALEIAAAGAHNLLLIGPPGTGKTMLARRLPTILPPLSLDEAIEVTRVYSAAGRLPAAPAMLAVRPFRAPHHATSVQALVGGGTPPVPGEVSLAHLGVLFLDEAAEFHHDALAALRQPLEEGRVVVVRVTGTVTMPARCMLVAAMNPCPCGNLGDRRRVCTCTPPQRARYRARVSAPLLDRIDLHVEVPPLTGDELAAAAAERSADVRARVLRARALQTVRGSAFGIAGAVNATMPAALARASCALAPEPRALLRRAVDRLGLSPRAYHRLARVARTIADLDDAAAIDARHVAEAIGYRTLDRAADSEGFANG; this is translated from the coding sequence ATGCTTGCGCGCGTACACAGTGCGGCGGTGGTCGGCGTCGACGCGGTGCCGGTCGAGGTCGAGGTGGACGTCGGCGCGGGTCTTCCCATGTGCGCGATCGTGGGATTGCCCGATGCCGCCGTCCGGGAGGCGCGCGAGCGCGTCCGGTCCGCGATTCGCAACGCCGGTTACGAGATGCCGGCGCGCCGGGTGACGGTGAACCTTGCGCCGGCGGACCTGCGCAAGGTGGGTCCCGCGTTCGACCTGCCGATCGCCCTCGGTCTTCTCGCAGCCACCCAGCAGATCCCGCCGCAGGCGCTTGCCGGCTGCGTCGTCGTCGGCGAACTCTCCCTCGACGGCAGCGTGCGGCCTGTGCCCGGCGTGCTCAACATCGCCCTCGGAGCCCGCGCGCGGCGGGCCCGTGCCCTTCTCGTCCCGGCCGCGAACGCCGAGGAGGCGGCGCTCGTGGAGGGCCTGACCGTTCACCCGGTCACGGCGCTGGCCGCGCTCGTTGCCGCGCTGGCGGGCCGCGGCGCCCTGCCGGTTCAGCCGGCCACCCGCATCTCCGCGCGCGCGCCGGCCGGCTCCGAGTTCATGATGGCCGGCGCGTCTTTGGCTCGTGCCGCGGGTCCGGAGTGGGCGCGCGGGTCCGCCGGCGAGGGCACGGAAGAGCCGGATCTCGCCGAGGTACGTGGACACGCCCACGCGCGCCGCGCGCTCGAGATCGCGGCCGCGGGCGCGCACAACTTGCTCCTTATCGGACCGCCGGGTACCGGCAAGACAATGCTCGCGCGGCGGCTGCCGACGATCCTGCCGCCGCTGTCGCTCGACGAAGCGATCGAGGTCACGCGGGTGTACAGCGCCGCGGGCCGGCTGCCCGCGGCGCCCGCAATGCTCGCGGTTCGCCCCTTCCGGGCGCCGCACCACGCGACGAGCGTGCAGGCGCTCGTGGGCGGCGGGACGCCGCCGGTGCCCGGCGAGGTGAGCCTGGCCCACCTGGGCGTCCTGTTTCTCGACGAGGCCGCGGAATTTCACCACGATGCGCTGGCGGCGCTGCGGCAGCCGTTGGAGGAAGGGCGGGTGGTCGTGGTTCGCGTGACCGGCACGGTGACGATGCCGGCGCGCTGTATGCTCGTGGCCGCGATGAACCCGTGCCCGTGCGGGAATCTCGGCGATCGGCGGCGCGTCTGCACCTGCACGCCGCCGCAGCGGGCCCGCTACCGGGCGCGCGTCTCCGCGCCGCTGCTCGACCGGATCGATCTACACGTCGAAGTGCCGCCGCTGACCGGGGACGAATTGGCGGCGGCCGCCGCCGAGCGCTCCGCGGACGTGCGCGCTCGGGTGCTTCGCGCGCGCGCGCTGCAGACGGTGCGCGGCAGCGCGTTCGGGATCGCGGGGGCCGTGAACGCGACGATGCCGGCGGCGCTCGCGCGCGCAAGCTGCGCCCTCGCGCCGGAGCCTCGCGCGCTGCTGCGCCGTGCCGTCGACCGGCTCGGCTTGAGCCCGCGGGCCTATCATCGCCTGGCGCGTGTGGCGCGTACGATCGCGGATCTCGACGACGCGGCGGCGATCGACGCGCGCCACGTGGCCGAGGCGATCGGGTACCGGACCCTGGATCGGGCCGCCGATTCGGAGGGGTTCGCGAACGGGTGA
- the dprA gene encoding DNA-processing protein DprA, whose protein sequence is MVESSERQRWCLVGLSLVRGLGAVRIARLIAHFGSPGAAWTASPEALARVRGIGPATAAAIVAARGANLVDGQLQRAAGAGARVVTWLDAGYPARLRGIPASPPVVYVRGGWSDDRPAVAIVGTRRATAYGLGVAERLAAALAELGITIVSGLARGIDAAAHRAVVRIGGSTVGVLGCGVDVAYPPEHRTLIQAMSVHGGVLAEAPVGAPPERGAFPARNRLISGLADVVIVVEGDVRSGALITARLAAAQGRTVFAVPGNVYARASRGPHRLLAAGAKIITGPEDVLAALGRPATGGPPGAASRTAALGLAPAERRLLAALEDGEARPVDGLAASVGLDVSTAAAALVALEMRGLVRRMTGGLYAADPASRTP, encoded by the coding sequence GTGGTGGAATCCTCGGAGCGGCAGCGATGGTGCCTCGTGGGCCTGTCGCTCGTGCGCGGGCTCGGCGCCGTCCGCATCGCGCGGCTGATCGCACATTTCGGATCGCCCGGCGCCGCGTGGACGGCTTCGCCGGAGGCGCTCGCCCGCGTACGCGGCATTGGGCCCGCCACGGCCGCGGCGATCGTGGCGGCCCGCGGTGCGAACTTGGTCGACGGTCAACTGCAAAGGGCGGCGGGCGCCGGCGCCCGAGTCGTCACGTGGCTCGACGCCGGCTACCCGGCCCGGCTGCGGGGCATTCCCGCGTCCCCGCCCGTCGTGTACGTGCGCGGAGGGTGGTCCGACGATCGGCCGGCGGTCGCGATCGTCGGAACACGGCGCGCCACGGCATACGGCCTCGGCGTGGCCGAGCGCCTCGCGGCCGCCCTGGCCGAACTCGGCATCACCATCGTGAGCGGCCTCGCCCGCGGGATCGATGCGGCCGCGCACCGGGCAGTCGTTCGGATCGGCGGATCGACCGTTGGGGTGCTCGGATGCGGGGTTGACGTGGCGTACCCCCCGGAGCACCGGACCTTGATACAGGCGATGAGTGTTCACGGCGGCGTGCTCGCCGAGGCGCCGGTGGGCGCGCCGCCGGAGCGCGGCGCCTTCCCAGCCCGAAACCGCCTCATCAGCGGCTTGGCGGATGTGGTCATCGTCGTCGAGGGTGACGTGCGGAGCGGCGCGCTGATCACCGCGCGGCTGGCCGCGGCGCAGGGCCGGACGGTGTTCGCCGTGCCGGGCAACGTGTACGCGCGGGCCAGTCGGGGGCCCCACCGGCTGCTCGCGGCCGGCGCCAAGATCATCACGGGCCCGGAGGACGTGCTGGCTGCGCTCGGCCGGCCGGCGACCGGGGGACCGCCCGGCGCAGCGAGCCGGACCGCCGCCCTCGGGCTGGCGCCGGCCGAGCGGCGCTTGCTTGCCGCGCTGGAAGACGGCGAGGCGCGGCCGGTGGACGGGCTGGCCGCCTCGGTCGGGCTCGACGTCTCGACCGCCGCGGCGGCGCTCGTGGCGCTCGAAATGCGCGGGCTCGTCCGTCGGATGACGGGCGGATTGTACGCCGCCGACCCGGCCTCCCGGACCCCGTAA
- a CDS encoding phosphoribosyltransferase family protein, whose translation MLRAHATPTDRPCARCGGGYPIAPSCLASCVRLIALDACPCCAQRRTGGTCRSLGCRRGWSPIRRADAVLGYKSGDVERLVLAAKRVERWAIVALGRVLAGWLLEAEARRRYDLVLPVPFHRANLAGRPAHPLTAIYLDARPAVWRTVPLDDLAPPLLVQRRPRPARRGQSERVRWHSVRGAVALAFPTRLVRGAQVLIVDDVLTSGATVAECARVLLDEGGAAAVDAIVLARQPWRARG comes from the coding sequence GTGCTCCGCGCGCACGCCACGCCTACGGATCGGCCGTGCGCGCGCTGCGGCGGCGGCTACCCGATTGCTCCGAGTTGTCTCGCGTCCTGCGTCAGGTTGATCGCGCTCGATGCGTGCCCGTGTTGCGCCCAGCGCCGCACGGGCGGGACGTGCCGGAGCCTCGGCTGCCGGCGCGGATGGTCGCCCATCCGGCGCGCGGACGCGGTCCTCGGCTACAAGAGCGGCGACGTCGAGCGGCTCGTGCTCGCGGCGAAGCGGGTTGAACGATGGGCCATCGTGGCGCTCGGCCGTGTGCTGGCCGGGTGGCTCCTCGAAGCCGAAGCGCGGCGGCGCTACGATCTGGTGCTGCCGGTGCCGTTTCATCGGGCGAATCTCGCGGGCCGGCCCGCGCATCCTTTGACGGCGATCTACCTCGACGCGCGTCCCGCGGTTTGGCGGACGGTCCCGCTGGACGACCTCGCGCCGCCGCTGCTCGTACAGCGCCGTCCGCGGCCGGCCCGGCGGGGACAGTCCGAACGAGTGAGATGGCATTCCGTGCGCGGCGCCGTGGCGCTCGCGTTCCCCACGCGCCTCGTGCGCGGCGCCCAGGTGCTGATCGTCGACGATGTCTTGACGAGCGGCGCCACGGTCGCAGAGTGCGCGCGTGTGCTGCTCGACGAGGGCGGCGCCGCGGCCGTCGACGCGATTGTGCTCGCGCGGCAGCCCTGGCGCGCACGGGGGTAG